The following are encoded together in the Peromyscus leucopus breed LL Stock chromosome 1, UCI_PerLeu_2.1, whole genome shotgun sequence genome:
- the Dagla gene encoding diacylglycerol lipase-alpha has translation MPGIVVFRRRWSVGSDDLVLPAIFLFLLHTTWFVILSVVLFGLVYNPHEACSLNLVDHGRGYLGILLSCMIAEMAIIWLSMRGGILYTEPRDSMQYVLYVRLAILVIEFIYAIVGIIWLTQYYTSCNDLTAKNVTLGMVVCNWVVILSVCITVLCVFDPTGRTFVKLRATKRRQRNLRTYNLRHRLEEGQATSWSRRLKVFLCCTRTKDSQSDAYSEIAYLFAEFFRDLDIVPSDIIAGLVLLRQRQRAKRNAVLDEANNDILAFLSGMPVTRNTKYLDLKNSHEMLRYKEVCYYMLFALAAYGWPMYLMRKPTCGLCQLARSCSCCLCPARPRFVPGVTIEEDNCCGCNAIAIRRHFLDENMTAVDIVYTSCHDAVYETPFYVAVDHDKKKVVISIRGTLSPKDALTDLTGDAERLPVEGHRGTWLGHKGMVLSAEYIKKKLEQEMVLSQAFGRDLGRGTKHYGLIVVGHSLGAGTAAILSFLLRPQYPTLKCFAYSPPGGLLSEDAMEYSKEFVTAVVLGKDLVPRIGLSQLEGFRRQLLDVLQRSTKPKWRIIVGATKCIPKSELPEDQVEVTTLASTRLWTHPSDLTIALSASTPLYPPGRIIHVVHNHPAEQCCCCEQEEPTYFAIWGDNKAFNEVIISPAMLHEHLPYVVMEGLNKVLENYNKGKTALLSAAKVMVSPTEVDLTPELIFQQQPLPTGPPLPTGLALELPAPDHRNSSVRSKSQSEMSLEGFSEGRLLSPVAAASAARQDPVELLLLSTQERLAAELQSRRAPLATMESLSDTESLYSFDSRRSSGFRSIRGSPSLHAVLERDEGHLFYIDPAIPEENPSLSSRTELLAADSLSKHSQDTQPLEAALGSGGVTPERPPSATNEEEEAAGGEGGGVAPRGELALHNGRLGDSPSPQVLEFAEFIDSLFNLDSKSSSFQDLYCMVVPESPTSDYAEGPKSPSQQEILLRAQFEPNLVPKPPRLFAGSADPSSGISLSPSFPLSSSGELMDLTPTGLSSQECLATDKIRTSTPTGHGASPTKQDDLVISAR, from the exons ATGCCCGGGATCGTGGTGTTCCGGCGGCGCTGGTCTGTGGGCAGCGATGACCTCGTCCTGCCagccatcttcctcttcctcctgcacaCCACCTG GTTTGTGATCCTGTCCGTGGTGCTCTTCGGCCTGGTCTATAACCCGCACGAGGCCTGCTCCCTAAACCTGGTGGACCACGGCCGCGGCTACCTGGGCATCCTTCTGAGCTGCATGATTGCCGAGATGGCCATCATTTGGCTGAGCATGCGTGGGGGCATCCTCTACACAGAACCCCGGGACTCCATGCAGTACGTGCTCTACGTGCGCCTGG CCATTTTGGTGATCGAGTTCATCTACGCTATCGTGGGCATCATCTGGCTCACGCAGTACTACACCTCCTGCAATGACCTCACTGCTAAGAATGTCACCCTCG GAATGGTTGTCTGCAACTGGGTGGTGATCCTCAGCGTCTGCATCACTGTCCTCTGTGTCTTTGACCCCACGGGCCGCACCTTCGTCAAGCTGAGAGCCACCAAGAGGAGGCAGCGGAATCTGCGGACTTACAACCTGCG GCACCGGCTAGAGGAGGGTCAGGCCACCAGCTGGTCCCGACGTCTTAAAGTGTTCCTCTGTTGCACCCGGACAAAGGATTCGCAGTCA GATGCCTACTCAGAAATTGCCTACCTCTTTGCTGAATTCTTCCGTGACCTCGACATCGTGCCCTCCGACATCATTGCTGGCCTGGTGCTGCTTAGACAGCGACAGCGAGCCAAGCGCAATGCGGTGCTGGATGAG GCAAACAATGACATCTTGGCCTTCCTGTCTGGGATGCCAGTGACCAGAAACACCAAGTACCTCGACCTCAAGAACTCG CATGAGATGCTACGCTACAAAGAAGTCTGCTACTACATGCTCTTTGCCCTGGCCGCCTACGGCTGGCCCATGTACCTGATGCGGAAGCCCACCTGTGGCCTCTGCCAACTGGCTCGGTCCTGCTC GTGCTGTCTCTGCCCTGCACGACCCCGATTCGTCCCTGGTGTCACCATCGAGGAAGACAACTGCTGTGGCTGCAACGCGATCGCCATCCGCCGCCACTTCCTGGATGAGAACATGACTGCCGTCGACATCGTCTACACCTCCTGTCATGACGCG GTCTATGAAACTCCCTTCTACGTAGCTGTGGACCATGACAAGAAGAAAGTGGTGATCAGTATCCGGGGAACCCTGTCCCCCAAG GATGCCCTGACTGACCTGACTGGAGATGCTGAACGCCTCCCTGTGGAGGGACACCGAGGCACCTGGTTGGGCCACAAG GGCATGGTGCTCTCGGCTGAGTACATCAAGAAGAAGCTGGAGCAGGAGATGGTCCTGTCCCAGGCCTTTGGGCGGGACCTG GGCCGTGGAACCAAACACTATGGCCTGATTGTGGTAGGCCACTCCTTGGGCGCTGGCACAGCTGccatcctctccttcctgctgCGCCCTCAGTACCCGACCCTCAAGTGCTTCGCCTATTCCCCGCCAGGAGGCCTGCTGAG TGAGGACGCCATGGAGTACTCCAAAGAGTTTGTCACTGCTGTGGTTCTGGGCAAAGACCTTGTTCCCAG GATCGGCCTTTCCCAGCTGGAAGGTTTCCGCCGGCAGCTTCTGGATGTCCTGCAGCGAAGCACCAAGCCCAAA TGGCGGATCATCGTGGGGGCCACGAAGTGTATCCCCAAGTCAGAGCTGCCTGAGGATCAGGTGGAGGTGACCACCTTGGCCAGCACACGGCTCTGGACCCACCCCAGTGACCTGACCATCGCCCTTTCGGCTAGCACCCCACTCTACCCACCTGGCCGCATCATCCACGTGGTCCATAACCATCCTGCAGAACAATGCTG CTGCTGTGAGCAGGAGGAGCCCACATACTTCGCCATCTGGGGTGACAACAAAGCCTTTAACGAGGTGATCATCTCACCAGCCATGCTCCATGAGCACCTGCCGTACGTGGTCATGGAGGGGCTCAACAAG GTGCTGGAGAATTACAACAAGGGAAAGACAGCACTGCTTTCTGCTGCAAAGGTCATGGTGAGCCCCACTGAGGTAGACCTCACTCCTGAGCTCATCTtccagcagcagccactgcccaCGGGGCCCCCTCTGCCCACCGGCCTGGCCCTGGAGCTGCCTGCCCCAGACCATCGCAACAGCAGCGTCAG GAGTAAGTCTCAGTCTGAGATGAGCCTGGAGGGCTTCTCCGAGGGGCGGCTGCTGTCCCCAGTGGCTGCTGCATCAGCAGCCCGCCAAGACCCTGTAGAGCTGTTACTGCTGTCCACCCAGGAGCGGCTGGCGGCAGAGCTGCAGTCCCGGCGGGCACCACTGGCCACCATGGAGAGCCTCTCAGACACCGAATCACTGTACAGCTTCGACTCGCGCCGCTCCTCGGGCTTCCGCAGCATCCGGGGCTCGCCCAGCCTCCACGCAGTACTGGAGCGTGACGAGGGCCATCTCTTCTACATCGACCCGGCCATTCCAGAGGAGAACCCGTCCCTCAGCTCACGCACAGAGCTTCTGGCAGCCGACAGCCTGTCCAAGCACTCGCAGGACACCCAGCCCCTGGAGGCAGCTCTGGGCAGCGGGGGCGTCACACCCGAGCGGCCACCGAGTGCAAccaatgaggaagaggaggcagcaggTGGCGAGGGTGGCGGAGTGGCCCCCcggggagagctggccctgcacaATGGGCGCCTGGGGGACTCACCCAGCCCTCAGGTGCTGGAATTTGCGGAGTTCATTGACAGCCTCTTTAACCTGGACAGCAAGAGCAGCTCCTTCCAGGACCTCTACTGCATGGTGGTGCCCGAGAGCCCCACGAGCGACTACGCGGAAGGCCCCAAGTCCCCCAGCCAACAGGAAATCTTGCTTCGGGCCCAATTTGAGCCCAACCTGGTACCCAAGCCCCCGAGGCTCTTTGCGGGATCTGCTGACCCCTCCTCTGGcatctcactctctccctccttcccactcagCTCCTCAGGGGAGCTCATGGACCTGACACCCACAGGCCTCAGCAGCCAGGAGTGTCTGGCCACAGACAAGATCCGGACTTCCACCCCCACAGGCCACGGGGCCAGCCCGACCAAGCAAGATGACTTGGTCATCTCAGCACGCTAG